A stretch of the Capsicum annuum cultivar UCD-10X-F1 chromosome 10, UCD10Xv1.1, whole genome shotgun sequence genome encodes the following:
- the LOC107854573 gene encoding co-chaperone protein p23-2 isoform X2, whose translation MSRQPEVLWAQRSEKVYLTISLPDAKDVSLKCEPDGVFNFSAVGVNGDSFSVTLQLFGSISPERCKTNIGLRNILCSIQKEQKGWWPRLLKAPEKPAPYLKVDWNKWCDEDDEEYSDSEDGGVAYTGEDDESSDDGGMLYLPDLEKARGN comes from the exons ATGAG TCGTCAACCAGAAGTTCTGTGGGCACAAAGATCGGAGAAAGTGTACTTGACGATATCATTGCCTGATGCTAAAGATGTGTCATTGAAGTGTGAACCAGATGGTGTTTTTAATTTCTCTGCTGTTGGTGTGAATGGAGATTCTTTCTCAGTCACTCTCCAGCTTTTTGGGAGTATTTCACCTGAG CGATGTAAAACTAATATTGGGTTGAGAAACATCCTCTGCTCAATCCAGAAGGAGCAAAAAGGCTGGTGGCCAAGATTATTGAAGGCTCCAGAGAAGCCCGCTCCATACCTGAAGGTCGATTGGAACAAATGGtgtgatgaagatgatgaagaatatT cggactctgaggatggtggtgttgCG TACACTGGAGAAGATGACGAGAGCAGTGATGATGGAGGAATGCTCT
- the LOC107854573 gene encoding co-chaperone protein p23-2 isoform X1, with product MCSRQPEVLWAQRSEKVYLTISLPDAKDVSLKCEPDGVFNFSAVGVNGDSFSVTLQLFGSISPERCKTNIGLRNILCSIQKEQKGWWPRLLKAPEKPAPYLKVDWNKWCDEDDEEYSDSEDGGVAYTGEDDESSDDGGMLYLPDLEKARGN from the exons atgtgcaGTCGTCAACCAGAAGTTCTGTGGGCACAAAGATCGGAGAAAGTGTACTTGACGATATCATTGCCTGATGCTAAAGATGTGTCATTGAAGTGTGAACCAGATGGTGTTTTTAATTTCTCTGCTGTTGGTGTGAATGGAGATTCTTTCTCAGTCACTCTCCAGCTTTTTGGGAGTATTTCACCTGAG CGATGTAAAACTAATATTGGGTTGAGAAACATCCTCTGCTCAATCCAGAAGGAGCAAAAAGGCTGGTGGCCAAGATTATTGAAGGCTCCAGAGAAGCCCGCTCCATACCTGAAGGTCGATTGGAACAAATGGtgtgatgaagatgatgaagaatatT cggactctgaggatggtggtgttgCG TACACTGGAGAAGATGACGAGAGCAGTGATGATGGAGGAATGCTCT